One window of the bacterium genome contains the following:
- a CDS encoding acyloxyacyl hydrolase, producing the protein MKSNSCWLLLFLICLFVFTGVSYAFDIRRPSDTEVFIGYGSDEKLKTGNYTYYLMGLDFTYPLKQEGWMRNLSFQIEPFFAFVTSPDTGIETGCSFFLKYKVPLNSPIKPYIRGGIGGIYMTQKTEEQGSQLNFVDQLCYGVAYEKNGKTFSLEFRNRHISNLDLKEPNSGIDSKVWMLGYTSFF; encoded by the coding sequence ATGAAAAGTAACAGTTGTTGGCTTCTTCTTTTTCTTATTTGTCTGTTTGTTTTTACTGGTGTTTCGTATGCTTTTGATATAAGAAGACCATCAGATACAGAAGTTTTTATAGGATATGGGAGTGATGAAAAACTTAAAACAGGGAACTATACATACTATCTTATGGGGCTTGATTTTACGTACCCTTTGAAGCAAGAAGGTTGGATGAGGAATCTCTCTTTCCAGATTGAGCCGTTTTTTGCTTTTGTAACCTCTCCAGATACAGGTATTGAGACCGGTTGCTCATTTTTTTTAAAATATAAAGTTCCATTAAACTCTCCAATTAAACCGTATATAAGAGGTGGAATAGGTGGTATCTATATGACCCAGAAAACAGAAGAACAGGGGTCCCAATTAAATTTTGTTGACCAACTTTGTTATGGGGTTGCTTATGAAAAAAACGGTAAGACATTTTCTCTGGAATTTAGGAACAGACATATTTCTAACCTTGATTTAAAAGAACCCAACTCTGGAATAGATTCTAAGGTATGGATGCTGGGTTACACTTCTTTCTTTTAA
- a CDS encoding ABC transporter ATP-binding protein/permease, whose protein sequence is MIREFLKLSKYINIRWRYFVAGMVFMLISALLNGISLSSIVPLLDRIIAGRDIKIPENLPNFISLKITPIVSILNSVSSTSLLKYIILFLITIIFLKGLFFYLNNYFFHFFGNRTLTDLRDKIYSKITSLSMDFFSKEQSGDITSKIIFDVNLLMRSFVGNFPSLIFQTTLVLVYFFIIFTIDWKMSLVSLLIFPPILLPLLNVGKKLRKLGSKIQEAYGMVGNLIHEGVYGQQIIKAYNQEERIVEKFNLENEKIFKTVMSATKRILLISPFTEVVAVFGASGIIYYGASKVIEGSLSSGFLFFFFISLFSIISPLKGVMTAYANLKHESSALRRIFEVLDKESSVRDEGADVLEGLEREIEFKNVSFSYGEKSILKGINLKVKKGEKLGIVGQTGAGKSTLIGLLLRLYEPNAGEILVDGKNMKNYILSSLRDKIGFVSQEPIIFSDTLKKNIAFTETIDEKKLEKAIATSGLKEYIKSLPDGYNTLTGERGATLSGGQKQLLSVARAIYKDPEILILDEATASLDSKSEQLLQEALYSIIKNRTVFIIAHRLSTLRNVDRIIVLMNGKISEEGTHQELFDKKGDYYRLWQLQFSSDKS, encoded by the coding sequence ATGATAAGAGAGTTTCTGAAACTTAGTAAATATATAAATATAAGATGGAGATACTTTGTGGCTGGTATGGTATTTATGCTTATTAGTGCTCTTTTAAACGGTATCTCTCTCTCTTCAATAGTGCCTCTTCTTGATAGGATTATCGCAGGAAGAGATATAAAGATACCAGAAAATTTACCTAATTTTATAAGTTTAAAAATAACCCCAATAGTATCGATTCTTAACTCTGTTTCATCTACTTCTTTATTAAAATATATTATACTTTTTCTTATAACTATTATCTTTTTAAAGGGGCTGTTTTTTTATTTGAATAACTATTTTTTCCATTTTTTTGGCAATAGAACATTAACAGATTTGAGAGACAAAATATATTCTAAAATCACATCTCTGTCAATGGATTTCTTTAGTAAAGAACAGTCTGGGGATATTACCTCAAAAATAATTTTTGACGTTAACCTGTTAATGAGGTCGTTTGTAGGTAATTTTCCTTCACTAATATTTCAAACCACTCTGGTTTTAGTATATTTTTTCATAATTTTTACCATAGATTGGAAGATGAGCCTTGTTTCACTACTTATTTTTCCACCTATTTTGTTGCCTCTTTTAAATGTGGGGAAAAAACTTAGAAAACTTGGTAGCAAAATTCAAGAAGCTTACGGGATGGTAGGCAACCTAATACATGAAGGTGTCTATGGGCAACAGATAATAAAAGCGTATAATCAAGAAGAAAGAATTGTTGAAAAGTTTAATCTTGAAAACGAAAAAATATTTAAAACAGTAATGTCTGCAACAAAAAGGATACTGCTTATTTCACCTTTTACCGAGGTTGTAGCGGTGTTTGGGGCAAGCGGGATTATATATTACGGAGCAAGCAAAGTTATTGAAGGTTCTTTAAGTTCAGGTTTTTTATTTTTCTTTTTTATCTCGCTTTTCTCAATCATTAGCCCATTGAAAGGTGTTATGACTGCGTATGCCAACTTAAAACATGAGAGTTCAGCATTAAGAAGAATATTTGAAGTTCTGGATAAAGAGAGTTCTGTAAGAGATGAAGGTGCAGATGTGCTTGAAGGGCTTGAAAGAGAGATAGAGTTTAAAAATGTTAGTTTTTCCTATGGAGAAAAATCTATACTCAAAGGTATAAACTTAAAAGTGAAGAAAGGAGAAAAACTTGGTATAGTTGGGCAGACAGGGGCAGGGAAAAGTACTTTAATAGGGCTTTTGCTAAGATTATACGAACCTAATGCTGGAGAAATTCTTGTTGATGGCAAAAATATGAAAAACTATATCCTAAGTTCCTTGAGGGATAAGATAGGCTTTGTAAGCCAAGAACCTATAATATTTTCTGATACCTTAAAGAAAAATATTGCTTTTACAGAAACAATCGATGAGAAAAAACTTGAAAAGGCAATAGCAACATCAGGATTAAAGGAGTACATTAAATCTTTACCTGATGGATACAACACTTTGACAGGTGAAAGGGGAGCAACATTATCTGGTGGACAAAAACAACTCTTATCAGTAGCTCGCGCTATTTATAAAGACCCTGAAATCTTAATTCTTGATGAAGCAACGGCTTCTTTGGATAGCAAATCAGAGCAGTTATTACAGGAAGCGTTATATAGCATAATAAAAAATAGAACAGTATTTATAATTGCTCATAGGCTTTCTACTCTAAGAAATGTGGATAGAATAATAGTGCTTATGAATGGAAAAATTTCTGAAGAAGGTACACATCAAGAACTCTTTGATAAAAAAGGAGACTATTATAGGTTATGGCAACTACAGTTTTCTTCTGACAAGTCCTAA
- the kdsB gene encoding 3-deoxy-manno-octulosonate cytidylyltransferase, protein MKKEKIVCIIPARFDSERLPGKVLYPINGKSVLERVFNQAKVIKDFAGIYIATDNEKVSLEANKIGVETIWTSKDCRSGSDRVAEAAEKLDASIIVNIQADEPFLPQEAIVDSIKMLKENPEVGVTTAATRIRKDEELFDSNTVKIVIDKNGDTLYSSRSLIPYPTVYYSKEDPLQLKKVVFYKHIGIYVFRKKFLAKYATLPTGILEDIEKLEHLRIIENGYKLKVAIIEQDSPCVDTFEDIKKLQTS, encoded by the coding sequence ATGAAAAAAGAAAAGATAGTATGCATTATACCAGCAAGGTTTGATTCTGAACGGCTTCCAGGAAAAGTGTTATATCCTATTAATGGTAAATCAGTACTTGAGCGGGTTTTCAATCAAGCTAAAGTTATAAAAGATTTTGCTGGGATATATATTGCTACTGATAATGAGAAAGTGTCGTTAGAGGCTAATAAAATTGGTGTTGAGACAATATGGACTTCAAAAGATTGCAGAAGTGGTAGCGATAGGGTGGCAGAAGCAGCAGAGAAACTTGATGCTTCAATAATTGTTAATATACAAGCAGATGAACCTTTTTTACCACAAGAAGCTATTGTTGATTCTATTAAAATGTTGAAAGAAAACCCCGAAGTAGGCGTTACAACTGCCGCTACCAGAATAAGAAAAGATGAAGAACTTTTTGACTCTAATACTGTAAAAATTGTTATAGATAAAAATGGTGATACGTTATACTCATCGCGCTCATTAATACCTTATCCTACTGTATACTATTCCAAAGAAGACCCTTTACAACTTAAAAAAGTTGTTTTTTACAAACATATAGGGATATATGTTTTCAGAAAAAAATTTCTTGCTAAATATGCAACATTGCCAACAGGAATTCTTGAAGATATAGAAAAACTTGAACATTTAAGAATAATCGAAAATGGGTATAAATTA
- a CDS encoding radical SAM protein, with protein sequence MMHLEDRVLTIMEKGVSQKVITGLFNVSLKTGVTRRRLFKAIDKATYNVSLKSPNRPEKVKEERYYMGRALLSSLQKALDNKMVSQSCSKAISEILLKKIILEGVYIRRKFYQQEGFRPPTFVTISPTNVCNLKCKGCYAGDIYERQTLKFDVFDKLITQVNREFGSYFFVISGGEPFAYKDKGRTLFDILEKHSDSYFMAYTNSTMIDSKSAKKLSKLGNFTPAISVEGFEKETDARRGKGTYKKIMKAMENLKQEGVPFGISVTPTRDNADLLLSDEFIDFYFNKLGAVYGWYFQYMPIGREPSCELMVTPEQRLEMFKRIWALVKKEKLFIADFWNSGTASDGCMAAARGGGYFYVMWDGTITPCVFIPFKDKEYNNIYALYNNGKSVTDAVKSDFFVKIREWQDNYWVKQPSHKCGNLLVPCIIRDNSEDFYNIVKTTEALPCDKGAEDYLSFIEDGFMPEYNKKYREYADLIWQKEYLSNE encoded by the coding sequence ATGATGCATCTTGAAGACAGGGTATTAACCATCATGGAAAAGGGAGTATCTCAAAAGGTTATAACTGGACTTTTTAATGTAAGTTTGAAGACAGGTGTAACAAGAAGAAGACTTTTTAAGGCAATAGATAAGGCTACATATAATGTATCTTTAAAAAGTCCAAATCGACCCGAAAAAGTTAAAGAAGAAAGATATTATATGGGTAGAGCTCTTCTAAGTTCTCTACAGAAAGCTCTTGATAATAAAATGGTTTCACAGAGTTGCTCAAAGGCTATTTCTGAAATATTACTTAAAAAAATTATTCTGGAAGGGGTTTATATAAGGCGCAAGTTTTACCAGCAGGAAGGGTTTAGACCACCTACATTTGTTACTATTTCTCCAACCAATGTATGTAACCTTAAATGTAAAGGATGTTACGCAGGCGATATTTATGAAAGACAGACCCTAAAATTTGATGTTTTTGATAAACTTATAACCCAGGTCAATAGAGAGTTTGGTTCTTATTTTTTCGTTATATCTGGAGGAGAACCTTTTGCGTATAAAGATAAAGGTAGAACATTGTTTGATATACTTGAAAAACATTCTGATTCTTACTTTATGGCTTATACCAACTCTACGATGATTGATAGTAAATCAGCAAAAAAACTATCAAAATTGGGCAATTTTACGCCTGCAATATCTGTTGAAGGTTTTGAAAAAGAGACAGATGCAAGGAGAGGAAAAGGAACTTATAAAAAAATAATGAAAGCTATGGAAAACCTTAAACAAGAAGGTGTTCCTTTTGGTATATCTGTTACGCCCACAAGAGATAATGCTGACCTATTGTTATCAGACGAGTTTATTGATTTTTATTTTAACAAACTGGGCGCTGTCTATGGATGGTATTTTCAGTATATGCCTATAGGTAGAGAACCTTCTTGCGAACTTATGGTAACTCCAGAACAAAGATTAGAGATGTTTAAGAGAATCTGGGCTCTGGTGAAAAAAGAAAAACTTTTTATAGCCGATTTTTGGAATTCTGGGACTGCTTCCGATGGCTGTATGGCTGCGGCTCGAGGTGGAGGTTACTTTTATGTGATGTGGGATGGAACTATTACACCCTGTGTTTTTATACCTTTTAAAGATAAAGAGTATAATAATATTTATGCTCTGTATAATAATGGAAAAAGTGTTACGGATGCCGTAAAATCTGATTTTTTTGTTAAAATTAGAGAGTGGCAAGATAATTACTGGGTAAAACAACCTAGCCATAAATGTGGAAACCTTCTTGTTCCTTGTATAATAAGGGATAATTCAGAAGATTTTTATAATATTGTAAAAACAACAGAGGCTTTACCTTGTGATAAAGGTGCAGAAGATTACCTTTCTTTTATTGAAGACGGGTTTATGCCTGAATATAATAAAAAATATAGAGAGTATGCCGACCTTATATGGCAGAAAGAATATCTATCAAATGAATAA
- the nikR gene encoding nickel-responsive transcriptional regulator NikR codes for MNKLIRFGVSMEKQLLAKFDEFIAKKGYTNRSEAIRDLIRKNIVEEEWLKGELVAGSITLVYNHHQKELLDKIIDIQHNFYDVIISTQHIHMDHNNCLEIIAVKGLVEKIKSLYNSISILKGVGYSSLSKATTGKKF; via the coding sequence ATGAATAAATTGATACGGTTTGGTGTTTCAATGGAAAAACAACTTCTTGCCAAATTTGATGAATTTATTGCAAAAAAAGGGTACACAAATCGCTCTGAGGCTATAAGAGACCTTATCAGAAAAAATATTGTTGAAGAAGAATGGTTGAAAGGCGAATTAGTAGCTGGAAGTATTACTTTAGTATACAACCACCACCAGAAAGAACTTCTTGATAAAATCATAGATATCCAACACAATTTTTATGATGTAATAATATCCACTCAACATATACATATGGACCATAATAATTGTCTTGAAATCATAGCGGTTAAAGGGTTGGTTGAAAAAATCAAATCTCTTTATAATTCTATAAGTATTCTTAAAGGCGTTGGGTATTCTTCTCTTTCAAAAGCAACAACTGGTAAAAAATTTTAG
- a CDS encoding SoxR reducing system RseC family protein → MEEYGQVVDIKGSTAIVSVEKVRTKSCGDCRLCEKGKDGYLLLEATGYEGIQKGDRVKVKIEVTHLLKKNLFLYGLPFVGFLFAVLVARYIHHSFIKTAVFIIVFVSAVLLGITKSNKENRVRKVKITKV, encoded by the coding sequence ATGGAAGAATACGGACAAGTGGTTGATATAAAAGGTTCTACAGCGATTGTTAGTGTTGAAAAAGTTCGCACAAAAAGTTGTGGAGATTGTCGTCTTTGTGAAAAAGGAAAAGACGGATATTTATTATTGGAAGCAACTGGCTATGAAGGTATTCAGAAAGGAGACAGGGTAAAGGTCAAAATCGAAGTAACACACCTTCTGAAAAAGAACCTATTTCTTTATGGACTACCTTTTGTAGGGTTTCTTTTTGCAGTTTTGGTAGCCCGTTATATACATCATAGTTTTATTAAAACAGCCGTTTTTATTATAGTTTTTGTATCTGCTGTGTTGTTGGGGATAACTAAATCAAATAAAGAAAATAGAGTAAGAAAAGTAAAGATTACCAAAGTATAA
- a CDS encoding AarF/UbiB family protein: MNKYRLTDKLKRYRHIVNIVSKYGFGIIVEKIHLGKLFRIPIKYKKRESLSAPVRVRKMLEELGPTFIKLGQILSTRPDFVPLPYIRELEKLQDNTTKIPFDKIEEVFFNEHQKNISDIFSYFEEEPFASASISQVHRAEYQGNEVVVKIQKPDIEEQIDTDISIMYDIAALIEKFIKEADIYQPVCIVQEFEKMLKKELNFFLEAHNIERFRKNFENEKDIYVPFVYKELTTKKVLTLEFIDGIKISDIDKLDKECLDKKRISQIGLNSIMKQVFVDGFFHGDPHPANILVTRNCKLCFIDFGIVGRINEERRLELIHIFSGLMDGDSSKILDSLEMMGALQEDTDTKNFKEEIEDMLDCYKNVPIKELDINLLLEDSFSIMRKYYIKIPSNLTILIKTLITLEGIGLSLDPDFSIAVSMKPFVTKFISERIRIKNIFKDAVNISYGMFRVFKEMPASFTSFLKMLKKGSISISFEHKGLRELINIIDKSSSRLSFSLIIASLIISSSLIMVSGAAPLIFGFPAFGVVFFCVSAILGIWLIIDIIKHRSL, translated from the coding sequence ATGAATAAATATAGACTAACCGATAAGTTGAAGAGATATAGGCATATTGTAAACATAGTTAGCAAATATGGTTTTGGGATAATTGTTGAAAAGATACACCTTGGAAAACTTTTTAGAATACCTATAAAGTATAAGAAAAGAGAATCTTTATCAGCGCCTGTTCGAGTAAGAAAAATGCTTGAAGAGTTAGGGCCAACTTTTATAAAACTTGGACAAATCTTAAGTACCCGACCTGATTTTGTGCCACTTCCTTATATCAGAGAACTTGAAAAACTCCAAGATAACACCACAAAAATACCTTTTGATAAAATAGAAGAGGTTTTCTTCAATGAACATCAAAAAAATATATCAGATATCTTTTCATATTTTGAAGAAGAACCTTTTGCTTCAGCTTCTATCTCACAAGTGCATAGAGCAGAATATCAAGGCAATGAAGTAGTTGTAAAAATACAGAAACCTGATATAGAGGAGCAGATAGATACAGATATAAGTATTATGTACGATATAGCCGCTCTTATAGAAAAATTTATCAAAGAAGCAGATATCTACCAACCAGTATGTATTGTTCAAGAGTTTGAAAAGATGCTTAAGAAAGAACTCAATTTTTTTCTGGAGGCACATAATATTGAGAGGTTTAGAAAAAACTTTGAAAATGAAAAAGATATATACGTACCTTTTGTTTACAAAGAATTGACAACAAAAAAAGTGTTAACTCTTGAATTTATTGATGGTATAAAAATTAGTGATATAGATAAACTTGATAAAGAATGTCTTGATAAGAAAAGGATTTCTCAGATAGGTCTTAACTCCATTATGAAACAGGTATTTGTTGACGGTTTTTTTCATGGGGACCCTCACCCAGCAAATATACTGGTTACAAGGAATTGTAAACTCTGTTTTATAGATTTTGGTATAGTTGGCAGAATAAATGAAGAGAGGCGGTTGGAACTTATACATATATTTAGTGGGTTAATGGATGGTGATTCTTCTAAAATTCTTGATAGTTTAGAAATGATGGGAGCGTTACAAGAAGATACTGATACAAAAAATTTTAAAGAAGAAATAGAAGATATGTTGGACTGTTATAAGAATGTGCCCATAAAAGAACTTGATATAAACCTATTGCTTGAAGATAGTTTTTCGATAATGAGAAAATATTATATAAAAATACCATCAAACCTGACCATACTGATTAAAACATTGATTACCCTCGAGGGAATAGGGCTTTCTTTAGACCCTGATTTTAGCATTGCTGTTAGTATGAAACCGTTTGTGACTAAGTTTATCTCAGAAAGAATTAGAATAAAAAACATTTTTAAGGACGCTGTAAATATTTCTTATGGAATGTTTAGGGTTTTCAAGGAGATGCCTGCAAGTTTTACTTCTTTCTTAAAAATGTTAAAGAAAGGGTCTATAAGTATTTCTTTTGAACATAAAGGTTTACGTGAACTGATAAATATTATCGACAAATCAAGCAGTAGACTATCTTTTAGTCTTATAATAGCTTCCTTGATAATCTCTTCTTCCTTGATAATGGTTTCAGGGGCAGCCCCTCTAATTTTTGGTTTTCCGGCTTTTGGGGTTGTGTTTTTTTGTGTTTCAGCGATATTGGGAATTTGGCTTATAATAGATATAATCAAACATAGGAGTTTATGA
- the mnmA gene encoding tRNA 2-thiouridine(34) synthase MnmA: protein MKNRKVLVAMSGGVDSSVATFLLKQEGYEVAGVFMKVWDDNSPIGTACFSPDGNDINDVTRVAEQLNVELTIIDLSQEYKRFVLDYFTQEYSKGRTPNPCVVCNKFLKFGFLIEKSIKKGLVFDFFATGHYSLVEYSNQEKKYFLKKGQDANKDQSYFLFLLTQKQLSKLIFPLGSLTKKDVCSIAHQQGFFVNDKEESQDFISGDKSLFFENGSAKGDIVDTKGNTLGQHKGIIYYTIGQRKGLGISGGKPLYVVKIDAENNRVVLGEERELYKKEFLVSSLHFTALKDFILPFECEVKIRYRHPAAQAVVYPLENNAAKVVYKTPQKSITPGQAAVFYNKDLLIGGGFIEKTL, encoded by the coding sequence ATGAAAAACAGAAAGGTGCTTGTAGCTATGAGTGGCGGGGTAGATTCTTCGGTTGCTACTTTCTTGTTGAAGCAAGAAGGGTATGAAGTGGCAGGTGTTTTTATGAAGGTCTGGGACGATAATTCTCCCATAGGTACTGCTTGTTTTTCTCCTGATGGTAATGATATTAATGATGTCACAAGAGTTGCAGAACAACTAAATGTAGAACTAACAATAATCGATTTAAGCCAAGAGTATAAAAGGTTTGTTCTCGATTATTTTACACAAGAATACTCTAAAGGTAGAACCCCTAACCCTTGTGTTGTCTGTAACAAGTTTCTTAAATTTGGTTTTTTAATAGAAAAATCTATTAAAAAGGGATTAGTTTTTGACTTTTTTGCAACAGGTCATTACTCTTTGGTTGAGTATTCAAACCAAGAAAAAAAATATTTTCTTAAAAAAGGGCAAGATGCTAACAAAGACCAGTCCTATTTTCTCTTTCTTTTAACTCAAAAACAACTCTCAAAACTTATCTTTCCTCTTGGTAGTTTAACAAAAAAAGATGTCTGTTCTATTGCTCACCAACAAGGTTTTTTTGTCAACGACAAAGAAGAGAGCCAGGATTTTATTTCTGGAGATAAATCTCTATTTTTTGAGAATGGAAGTGCAAAAGGAGACATTGTTGACACTAAAGGTAATACTCTCGGGCAACATAAGGGTATAATATATTACACAATCGGCCAAAGAAAAGGTCTTGGTATCTCTGGAGGAAAACCTTTATATGTTGTAAAAATAGATGCAGAAAACAATAGAGTTGTGCTTGGCGAAGAGAGAGAGTTGTATAAGAAAGAATTTCTGGTTTCATCTCTTCATTTTACTGCTCTAAAAGACTTTATTCTACCTTTTGAATGTGAGGTAAAGATACGGTATAGGCATCCCGCTGCTCAGGCAGTGGTTTACCCGTTAGAAAACAATGCTGCCAAAGTGGTGTATAAAACGCCTCAGAAATCTATTACACCAGGGCAAGCTGCTGTTTTTTATAATAAAGACCTGCTTATTGGTGGCGGGTTTATTGAGAAAACCTTGTAA
- a CDS encoding NifU family protein → MELKEKVEKAMEEVRKFLQADGGDCEVVDVKDNKVSVRLKGACKGCPFSTITLKMRIEAIIKEQVPEIEEVVAVD, encoded by the coding sequence ATGGAACTTAAAGAAAAAGTTGAAAAAGCAATGGAAGAGGTAAGAAAATTTCTGCAAGCTGATGGAGGAGATTGTGAGGTTGTGGATGTAAAAGATAATAAAGTAAGTGTACGGTTAAAAGGTGCTTGCAAAGGATGCCCGTTTTCAACTATAACCCTTAAGATGCGTATTGAAGCAATTATAAAGGAACAGGTTCCAGAAATAGAAGAAGTTGTTGCGGTTGATTAA
- the nifU gene encoding Fe-S cluster assembly scaffold protein NifU — protein MEYTEKVYEYFMNPKNMGRIENPDGVSTVGNPVCGDVMKIYIKVKDNVIEDIKFETFGCGAAIATSSVVTELAKGKTLEEAEKISNKEVVDFLEGLPPLKKHCSLLAEEGLKAAIKDFREKLNKKT, from the coding sequence ATGGAATATACAGAAAAAGTGTACGAATATTTTATGAACCCTAAAAATATGGGGCGTATAGAAAACCCAGACGGGGTTAGTACTGTTGGAAATCCTGTCTGTGGAGATGTTATGAAGATATATATAAAGGTTAAAGATAATGTAATAGAAGATATTAAGTTTGAAACTTTTGGGTGTGGCGCAGCTATTGCTACATCTTCGGTTGTAACAGAATTAGCAAAAGGTAAAACATTGGAAGAGGCAGAAAAGATATCCAATAAAGAGGTTGTAGATTTCCTTGAAGGGCTTCCTCCTCTTAAGAAACATTGTTCTCTATTGGCTGAAGAAGGGCTTAAAGCAGCAATAAAAGATTTTAGAGAAAAACTGAATAAAAAGACTTAA
- the lpxB gene encoding lipid-A-disaccharide synthase: MKIAILTGETSGDNYGSLLAKKIKSISPETIILSTGGSKMKVLSDIFIDMPLGKMGFSGVIKSIGAFYNSYKKVVKLIEQENPSLIIFIDNPGFNLKVAKALKGRYKTLYYIPPKIWAHNYNRIKTIKKYIQVVIPIFSFEREIYEKEDVECYWFGHPATDLIKQSHNTERKTVREKDVVVGLLPGSREEEIKYLLPEFLKIIKKMRKERKLKFLLSASDKNIKKKQELMLAKYDESSVLIKEDLYEIIDSSDMLFAASGTVNIEIALKGKPFLVFYKTTFLNYFLAKMIVKLKYISPVNLILNQKVVPEYIQVFPHQDIVKTSLNILTKKTLYKKQIKNFEVFKNQMNDVKVSEKVAMFILSNMENQ; this comes from the coding sequence ATGAAAATAGCTATACTTACAGGGGAAACATCTGGAGATAATTACGGAAGTTTGCTTGCTAAAAAGATTAAAAGCATTTCTCCTGAAACCATTATTTTAAGTACCGGTGGGAGTAAAATGAAGGTCCTATCTGATATTTTTATAGATATGCCACTCGGCAAGATGGGGTTTTCAGGTGTTATAAAGAGTATTGGTGCTTTTTATAACTCGTATAAAAAGGTAGTAAAACTAATTGAACAAGAAAATCCTTCACTTATAATATTTATTGATAATCCGGGGTTTAATCTAAAAGTAGCCAAAGCTTTAAAAGGTAGATATAAAACTCTCTATTATATTCCACCCAAAATTTGGGCACACAACTATAATAGGATAAAAACAATTAAAAAATATATACAAGTTGTTATACCTATCTTTTCATTTGAGAGAGAGATTTACGAAAAAGAAGATGTGGAATGTTATTGGTTTGGTCATCCTGCTACAGACTTAATAAAACAATCTCATAATACTGAAAGGAAAACGGTTAGAGAAAAAGATGTAGTTGTAGGGTTGTTACCTGGTAGCCGTGAAGAAGAGATAAAATATCTGCTTCCGGAATTTTTAAAAATTATAAAAAAGATGCGTAAAGAACGGAAACTAAAATTCTTGCTTTCTGCTTCTGATAAAAACATTAAAAAGAAGCAAGAACTTATGCTTGCAAAATATGATGAAAGTAGTGTATTGATTAAAGAAGACCTTTATGAAATTATAGATAGTTCAGATATGCTTTTTGCTGCAAGTGGGACGGTAAATATTGAAATAGCACTTAAAGGAAAACCATTTCTTGTTTTTTATAAAACCACTTTTTTAAATTATTTTTTGGCTAAAATGATAGTAAAACTTAAATATATAAGTCCTGTGAACCTTATTCTTAACCAAAAAGTTGTCCCGGAATATATACAAGTTTTTCCTCATCAAGATATTGTAAAGACATCTTTAAATATATTAACTAAAAAGACTCTTTACAAAAAACAGATAAAGAATTTTGAGGTTTTTAAGAACCAGATGAACGACGTAAAAGTTAGTGAGAAGGTTGCGATGTTTATATTATCTAATATGGAGAACCAATGA